In Colwellia sp. PAMC 20917, a single genomic region encodes these proteins:
- the rpsK gene encoding 30S ribosomal protein S11, translated as MAKTPVRTRKRVKKQVADGMAHIHASFNNTIVTLTDRQGNALSWATAGGSGFRGSRKSTPFAAQVAADRAGAAAKEFGLKNIEVFVKGPGPGRESAIRALNAAGFKITNITDVTPIPHNGCRPPKKRRV; from the coding sequence ATGGCTAAAACACCTGTACGTACGCGTAAACGCGTTAAAAAACAAGTTGCTGATGGCATGGCTCATATCCACGCCTCTTTCAACAACACAATCGTAACTCTTACAGATCGTCAAGGTAATGCTTTATCTTGGGCAACTGCAGGTGGTTCAGGTTTCCGTGGTTCACGTAAATCTACCCCATTTGCTGCTCAGGTAGCTGCAGACCGCGCTGGCGCCGCTGCAAAAGAGTTTGGTTTGAAGAATATTGAAGTTTTCGTTAAAGGCCCTGGACCAGGACGTGAGTCTGCAATCCGTGCCCTAAATGCTGCTGGTTTTAAAATCACCAACATTACTGACGTAACGCCTATTCCTCATAATGGTTGTCGTCCTCCTAAGAAACGTCGCGTTTAA
- the rpsM gene encoding 30S ribosomal protein S13 — translation MARIAGINIPDRKHAVIAITAIFGIGATRAKAICAAAGIAESTKISELDEAKIDLLRAEVDKYTVEGDLRREVSMNIKRLMDLGCYRGIRHRRSLPLRGQRTKTNARTRKGPRKPIKK, via the coding sequence GTGGCCCGTATCGCTGGCATTAACATCCCTGATCGTAAGCATGCAGTAATCGCCATTACTGCGATTTTCGGTATCGGAGCGACTCGCGCAAAAGCAATTTGTGCAGCAGCAGGTATCGCAGAATCAACGAAGATCAGTGAATTAGACGAAGCAAAAATAGATTTGCTACGTGCTGAAGTGGATAAATACACCGTAGAAGGTGATTTACGCCGTGAAGTTTCAATGAATATTAAACGTCTTATGGATTTAGGTTGTTACCGTGGCATACGCCATCGTCGCAGTCTTCCATTACGTGGTCAACGCACTAAAACTAATGCGCGCACCCGTAAAGGTCCTCGTAAGCCAATTAAGAAGTAA
- the rpmJ gene encoding 50S ribosomal protein L36 — protein MKVRASVKKICRNCKVVKRKGVVRILCVEPKHKQRQG, from the coding sequence ATGAAAGTACGTGCATCCGTAAAAAAGATTTGTCGTAATTGTAAAGTGGTTAAACGCAAAGGCGTAGTACGCATTCTTTGTGTAGAACCAAAGCACAAACAAAGACAAGGTTAA
- the secY gene encoding preprotein translocase subunit SecY: MATPGMAPSKGSKGAGGMSELKQRLWFVLGALIVFRLGSFVPIPGIDAAVLAQLFEQQKGTIVEMFNMFSGGALERASVLALGIMPYISASIIMQLLTVVHPAMAELKKEGEAGRRKISQYTRYGTLVLATVQSIAIARSLPGMMPGLVMDAGFGFYFAAVVSLVTGTMFLMWLGEQITERGIGNGISILIFAGIVAGMPSAVAQTAEMARQGELHLLVLLLMCVIVFAVTFFVVFVERGQRRIVVNYAKRQQGRKVFAAQSTHLPLKVNMAGVIPPIFASSIILFPGTLASWFGQGEGAVADFLQEVSIAISPGQPLYVMLLAAAIIFFCFFYTALVFNPRETADNLKKSGAFIPGIRPGEQTSKYIDKVMTRLTLAGALYITFICLVPQFMIIAWDVQFYFGGTSLLIIVVVIMDFMAQVQTHMMSHQYDNVLKKANLKG; this comes from the coding sequence ATGGCTACACCAGGAATGGCTCCTTCAAAAGGTAGTAAAGGCGCAGGCGGAATGTCTGAGCTCAAGCAAAGATTATGGTTTGTTCTCGGCGCACTAATTGTGTTCCGTTTAGGATCATTTGTGCCAATCCCTGGTATTGACGCCGCTGTATTAGCTCAGTTGTTTGAACAACAAAAGGGCACCATCGTAGAAATGTTTAACATGTTCTCTGGTGGTGCACTTGAGCGAGCCTCTGTATTGGCACTTGGTATTATGCCGTACATCTCAGCTTCAATTATCATGCAATTGCTTACTGTGGTTCATCCCGCAATGGCAGAGCTGAAAAAAGAAGGTGAAGCTGGACGTCGTAAGATCAGTCAATACACCCGCTACGGCACGTTAGTTCTAGCGACAGTACAATCAATTGCAATTGCAAGAAGTTTACCAGGAATGATGCCGGGTCTAGTAATGGACGCAGGTTTTGGTTTCTACTTTGCCGCTGTAGTAAGTTTAGTAACCGGTACCATGTTTTTAATGTGGTTAGGTGAACAAATTACTGAACGTGGTATTGGTAACGGTATATCTATCTTAATATTTGCAGGTATTGTTGCTGGCATGCCTTCAGCTGTTGCACAAACAGCAGAGATGGCGCGTCAAGGTGAATTGCACTTATTAGTATTATTGCTGATGTGTGTCATAGTATTCGCTGTAACCTTTTTTGTAGTATTTGTAGAACGTGGTCAACGACGTATTGTTGTTAACTATGCTAAGCGTCAGCAAGGCCGTAAGGTTTTCGCCGCGCAAAGCACGCATTTACCGCTTAAAGTTAATATGGCTGGTGTTATACCACCTATCTTTGCATCAAGTATTATCTTGTTCCCCGGCACTCTAGCGAGTTGGTTTGGACAAGGTGAAGGTGCAGTTGCTGACTTTCTACAAGAAGTATCTATTGCTATTTCTCCAGGTCAGCCGTTGTACGTTATGTTACTTGCCGCAGCGATAATATTTTTCTGTTTCTTCTACACGGCTCTTGTTTTCAATCCGCGTGAAACAGCAGATAACCTAAAAAAATCAGGTGCGTTTATTCCTGGGATTCGTCCTGGTGAGCAAACGTCTAAATATATAGATAAAGTGATGACACGCTTAACCTTAGCGGGTGCGTTGTATATTACCTTTATCTGTTTGGTACCTCAGTTCATGATCATCGCATGGGACGTTCAGTTCTATTTCGGTGGTACATCATTACTTATTATAGTAGTGGTTATTATGGACTTTATGGCACAAGTACAAACGCATATGATGTCTCATCAATATGACAATGTGCTTAAGAAAGCTAACTTAAAAGGTTAG
- the rplO gene encoding 50S ribosomal protein L15 translates to MHLNTLSPAPGAKKAKKRCGRGIGSGIGKTGGRGHKGQKSRSGGSVRPGFEGGQMPLKQRLPKFGFTSRKSLVRAEVRLHELNNITGDVVDIFALKDANLITRNIKTAKIMLSGDINRPITVRGLGVTKGARAAIEAAGGKIEE, encoded by the coding sequence ATGCATTTAAATACTTTATCTCCTGCACCAGGTGCAAAGAAAGCTAAGAAGCGCTGTGGGCGTGGTATTGGTTCTGGCATTGGTAAAACAGGCGGACGTGGCCACAAAGGTCAGAAGTCTCGTTCTGGCGGTAGTGTACGTCCAGGTTTCGAAGGTGGTCAAATGCCATTGAAACAACGTTTACCTAAGTTTGGTTTCACGTCACGTAAATCTTTAGTTCGCGCTGAAGTACGTTTACATGAACTAAACAACATCACAGGTGATGTTGTCGATATCTTTGCTCTTAAAGATGCAAACCTAATTACACGTAACATCAAAACAGCAAAAATTATGTTGTCTGGTGATATTAACCGTCCAATTACGGTTCGTGGTTTAGGTGTTACTAAAGGCGCACGTGCAGCTATTGAAGCTGCTGGCGGAAAAATCGAGGAATAG
- the rpmD gene encoding 50S ribosomal protein L30: protein MAKTVKVTQMKSSIGRLPKHRATLRGLGLRRIRHTVELEDTPSVRGMINTVSYMVKVED, encoded by the coding sequence ATGGCTAAAACAGTAAAAGTAACTCAAATGAAAAGTTCTATCGGTCGTTTACCGAAGCATAGAGCTACATTAAGAGGTCTTGGATTACGTCGTATCCGTCATACAGTAGAGTTAGAAGACACTCCATCTGTACGCGGTATGATTAACACAGTATCTTATATGGTTAAGGTGGAGGATTAA
- the rpsE gene encoding 30S ribosomal protein S5 codes for MANHNQENSQQSDMAEKLIAVNRVSKVVKGGRIFSFTALTVVGDGAGRVGFGYGKAREVPAAIQKAMEKARRNIVTVDLKGTTLQHVIIGKHSGSKVYMQPASEGTGIIAGGAMRAVLEVAGVQNVLSKAYGSTNPINVVRATVSALANMKSPAGVAAKRGKTVADILG; via the coding sequence ATGGCTAATCATAATCAAGAAAACTCACAACAAAGTGATATGGCTGAAAAGCTAATTGCCGTTAACCGCGTTTCAAAAGTGGTTAAAGGTGGTCGCATATTCAGTTTCACTGCACTTACAGTAGTTGGTGATGGTGCTGGACGCGTTGGTTTTGGATACGGTAAAGCACGTGAAGTGCCTGCTGCAATCCAGAAAGCAATGGAAAAAGCACGCCGTAACATAGTAACCGTAGATTTGAAGGGTACTACTCTTCAGCATGTCATTATTGGCAAGCATTCTGGTTCTAAAGTTTACATGCAACCAGCTTCTGAAGGTACAGGTATCATCGCCGGTGGCGCGATGCGTGCAGTACTAGAAGTTGCAGGTGTTCAGAACGTATTGTCAAAAGCATACGGTTCTACTAACCCGATCAACGTAGTTCGTGCTACTGTTTCAGCTCTTGCGAATATGAAATCGCCGGCAGGTGTTGCAGCTAAGCGTGGCAAAACCGTTGCAGACATACTGGGGTAA
- the rplR gene encoding 50S ribosomal protein L18 — MDKKTSRLRRAKRARAKISELGANRLVVFRTPRHIYAQLIAPTGSEVIASASTLDKEISAQLDKTGNVAAATAVGTAIAERAVAKGITSIAFDRSGFRYHGRVKALAEAAREAGLQF, encoded by the coding sequence ATGGATAAGAAAACATCTCGTTTGCGCCGCGCTAAACGCGCTCGTGCAAAAATTAGCGAGTTGGGTGCGAATCGTTTAGTTGTATTTCGTACTCCTCGCCATATTTACGCGCAATTGATCGCTCCAACGGGTTCTGAAGTTATCGCATCTGCGTCTACTTTAGACAAAGAAATCAGTGCTCAGTTAGATAAAACAGGTAACGTTGCCGCAGCAACTGCAGTTGGTACAGCAATTGCTGAACGTGCAGTAGCTAAAGGGATCACTAGCATTGCTTTTGATCGCTCTGGTTTCCGTTATCATGGTCGCGTAAAAGCGTTAGCAGAAGCAGCTCGTGAAGCTGGTCTGCAGTTCTAG
- the rplF gene encoding 50S ribosomal protein L6, with protein sequence MSRVAKAPVVVPAGVTVTLSGQDIIVKGPMGELSRTIHSDVVISQEENSIITNIVADVKGAWAQAGTTRALIQNMVEGVSTGYVKTLLLNGVGYRAKADGKSLNLSLGLSHPVNHAIPDGITVETPSQTEVILKGADKQLVGQVAADIRSYRKPEPYKGKGIRYSDEHVRRKEAKKK encoded by the coding sequence ATGTCTCGTGTTGCAAAAGCACCTGTCGTTGTTCCTGCTGGCGTTACTGTTACGTTATCAGGTCAAGACATTATAGTTAAAGGTCCAATGGGCGAATTATCTCGCACGATCCATAGTGACGTTGTTATTTCTCAAGAAGAAAATAGCATCATTACTAATATCGTTGCCGATGTTAAAGGCGCTTGGGCTCAAGCCGGTACTACACGTGCTTTAATCCAGAATATGGTTGAAGGTGTAAGTACAGGTTATGTAAAAACATTGTTATTAAACGGTGTTGGTTATCGTGCAAAAGCTGATGGTAAGTCTTTAAACTTATCTTTAGGTTTATCACATCCAGTTAACCACGCAATCCCTGATGGGATTACTGTTGAAACTCCTAGTCAAACTGAAGTCATACTGAAAGGTGCTGATAAACAGTTGGTTGGTCAAGTTGCTGCAGACATTCGTTCTTACCGTAAGCCAGAGCCTTATAAAGGTAAAGGTATACGTTATAGTGACGAGCATGTTCGCCGTAAAGAAGCTAAGAAGAAGTAG
- the rpsH gene encoding 30S ribosomal protein S8 translates to MMTDPIADMFTRIRNGQSAAKVAVTMPSSKVKVAIANLLKEEGYVSEFSVSGEVKPELSVTLKYFEGKEVIETIKRVSRPGLRIYKSCDELPKVLAGMGIAIVSTSKGLMTDRAARSAGIGGEIIGFVA, encoded by the coding sequence ATGATGACTGATCCTATCGCGGATATGTTTACACGCATTCGCAACGGTCAATCTGCAGCAAAAGTTGCAGTTACAATGCCATCTTCTAAAGTTAAAGTTGCTATTGCAAACTTGCTTAAAGAAGAAGGTTATGTATCAGAGTTTTCAGTATCAGGCGAAGTTAAGCCTGAGTTATCTGTAACTTTGAAATATTTTGAAGGTAAAGAAGTAATTGAAACGATCAAGCGTGTTTCACGTCCTGGTCTTCGCATATACAAAAGCTGTGATGAACTTCCTAAAGTTCTTGCAGGTATGGGTATTGCAATCGTATCTACTTCTAAAGGTCTGATGACTGATCGCGCTGCTCGCTCTGCGGGTATCGGCGGTGAAATCATCGGTTTCGTAGCGTAA
- the rpsN gene encoding 30S ribosomal protein S14, whose protein sequence is MAKTSMKAREAKRTKLVAQYAEKRSALKAIISNDNSSEEDRWDAVLKLQSLPRDSSSSRQRNRCNITGRPHGFLRKFGLSRIKLREAMMRGEVPGLKKASW, encoded by the coding sequence ATGGCTAAAACGTCAATGAAAGCTCGTGAAGCTAAAAGAACCAAATTAGTAGCACAGTACGCTGAAAAGCGTAGTGCATTAAAAGCAATCATCTCTAACGATAATTCTTCTGAAGAAGATCGTTGGGATGCTGTATTGAAACTTCAAAGTTTACCTCGTGATTCATCAAGTAGTCGTCAACGTAACCGTTGTAACATTACTGGTCGTCCTCATGGTTTCTTACGTAAATTCGGTTTAAGCCGAATCAAATTGCGTGAAGCAATGATGCGTGGTGAAGTTCCAGGTCTTAAGAAAGCTAGTTGGTAA
- the rplE gene encoding 50S ribosomal protein L5: MAKLHDFYKDTVVNDLQKKFEYKSVMQVPRIEKITLNMGVGEAIADKKVLDHATNDLTAISGQKPVTTVARKSVAGFKIREGYPIGTKVTLRGERMWEFLERLISISIPRIRDFRGLNPKSFDGRGNYSMGVREQIIFPEIDYDKIDKIRGMDITITTSAKNNEEGHALLSAFSFPFKNKV, encoded by the coding sequence ATGGCGAAACTGCATGATTTTTACAAAGATACTGTTGTAAACGACCTTCAGAAGAAGTTCGAATACAAAAGTGTCATGCAAGTCCCTCGGATTGAAAAGATCACCCTTAACATGGGTGTTGGTGAAGCTATTGCTGATAAAAAAGTATTAGACCATGCCACAAATGATCTTACTGCAATCTCAGGTCAAAAACCAGTTACGACTGTAGCACGCAAATCTGTTGCGGGCTTTAAGATTCGTGAAGGTTATCCTATTGGTACAAAAGTAACTCTACGTGGCGAACGTATGTGGGAATTTTTAGAGCGTTTAATTTCGATCTCTATTCCTCGTATCCGCGATTTCCGTGGCTTAAACCCTAAGTCATTCGATGGCCGTGGTAACTACAGCATGGGCGTACGTGAGCAAATAATCTTCCCTGAAATCGATTACGATAAAATCGATAAAATTCGTGGGATGGATATTACTATCACTACTAGCGCGAAGAATAATGAAGAAGGACACGCATTGTTGTCTGCCTTTAGCTTCCCGTTTAAGAACAAGGTGTAG
- the rplX gene encoding 50S ribosomal protein L24 — MASKIRRDDEVIVLAGKDKGKTGKVTKVLVDDGKVFVEGINLIKKHTKPVPQLQQPGGIIEKEASLQVSNVAIVNPKTGKADRVGFRIEDGKKVRFFKSNNELV, encoded by the coding sequence ATGGCATCTAAGATTCGTCGTGATGATGAAGTTATTGTACTAGCTGGCAAAGACAAGGGTAAGACTGGTAAAGTCACTAAAGTTCTTGTTGATGACGGCAAAGTATTTGTAGAAGGCATAAACTTGATCAAGAAACACACTAAGCCTGTACCTCAGTTACAGCAGCCTGGTGGGATTATTGAAAAAGAAGCTTCTTTACAAGTTTCAAACGTAGCGATTGTTAACCCTAAAACGGGTAAAGCAGATCGTGTAGGCTTTAGAATTGAAGACGGCAAAAAAGTTCGTTTCTTCAAATCTAACAACGAACTAGTTTAA
- the rplN gene encoding 50S ribosomal protein L14 gives MIQMQSQLNVADNSGARRVQCIKVLGGSHRRYARIGDIIKIAVKESNPRGKVKKGDVLTAVVVRTKKGVRRSDGSTIRFDENAAVMLNANLQPIGTRIFGPVTRELRNEKFMKIVSLAPEVL, from the coding sequence ATGATCCAAATGCAATCACAACTGAACGTAGCTGATAACAGCGGCGCTCGACGTGTACAGTGTATAAAGGTTCTTGGTGGTTCGCACCGTCGCTACGCGCGTATCGGTGATATCATTAAAATTGCAGTGAAGGAATCAAATCCTCGCGGCAAAGTTAAAAAAGGTGATGTTCTGACTGCGGTAGTTGTGCGCACTAAGAAAGGTGTTCGTCGTTCAGATGGTTCAACCATCCGTTTTGATGAAAACGCGGCTGTAATGTTAAATGCTAACTTACAACCAATTGGTACTCGTATTTTCGGTCCAGTGACGCGTGAACTTCGTAATGAAAAGTTCATGAAAATCGTTTCACTTGCACCTGAAGTACTATAA
- the rpsQ gene encoding 30S ribosomal protein S17: MSEAKIRTLQGRVVSDKMDKSITVLIERRVKHPIYGKYLTRSTKLKVHDETNQCNAGDLVTIREVAPISKSKNWTLVAVITKA, translated from the coding sequence ATGAGCGAAGCTAAAATCCGCACACTACAAGGTCGTGTTGTCAGTGATAAAATGGATAAGTCTATCACTGTATTAATTGAACGTCGTGTTAAGCACCCTATTTACGGTAAGTACCTTACACGTTCAACTAAGTTGAAAGTGCATGATGAGACTAACCAATGTAATGCTGGTGATTTAGTAACAATTCGTGAAGTTGCACCAATTTCAAAGTCTAAAAACTGGACTTTAGTTGCTGTAATTACTAAAGCATAA
- the rpmC gene encoding 50S ribosomal protein L29, whose product MKASELKDKSIEELNTEMLALLREQFNYRMQASTGQLAQTHLLRTVRRNIARVKTIITEKAGK is encoded by the coding sequence ATGAAAGCTAGTGAATTAAAAGATAAAAGCATTGAAGAGCTAAATACTGAAATGCTTGCATTATTACGCGAACAGTTTAACTATCGCATGCAAGCAAGCACAGGACAATTAGCACAAACTCATTTGCTAAGAACGGTACGTCGCAATATTGCACGTGTAAAGACTATCATAACTGAAAAGGCAGGTAAGTAA
- the rplP gene encoding 50S ribosomal protein L16, with the protein MLQPKRTKFRKQFKMRNRGLAHVGSSVSFGTFGLKSMERGRMTARQIEAARRAMTRHVKRQGKIWIRVFPDKPITKKPLEVRMGKGKGSVEYWVCQILPGRVLYEMEGVSEEIAREAFALAAAKLPFKTSFVTRTVM; encoded by the coding sequence ATGTTACAACCAAAACGTACTAAATTCCGTAAGCAATTTAAAATGCGCAACCGTGGTCTTGCACACGTCGGTAGCTCAGTTAGCTTCGGTACTTTCGGTTTAAAATCAATGGAACGTGGTCGTATGACTGCGCGTCAGATTGAAGCGGCACGTCGAGCAATGACTCGTCACGTAAAGCGTCAAGGTAAAATCTGGATACGTGTATTCCCTGATAAGCCAATTACTAAAAAGCCTCTTGAGGTTCGTATGGGTAAAGGTAAAGGTTCAGTGGAATATTGGGTATGCCAAATTCTACCTGGCCGTGTTCTTTATGAAATGGAAGGTGTATCGGAAGAAATCGCACGCGAAGCATTTGCTTTAGCAGCGGCTAAACTTCCGTTCAAAACATCTTTCGTAACTAGAACGGTGATGTAA
- the rpsC gene encoding 30S ribosomal protein S3, with protein sequence MGQKVHPNGIRLGITKPFASTWFASNKDFAENLRGDHLVREYLKEKLVRASLSKVVIERPAKSIRVTIHTARPGVVIGKKGEDVEKLRLAVSKIAGVPAQINIAEVRKPEMDAQLVADSIASQLERRVMFRRAMKRAVQNAMRLGAKGIKVQVSGRLGGADIARAEWYREGRVPLHTLRADIDYAIARGNTTYGVIGIKVWIFKGEIIGNMPLQAEVPAAKPKRKNNRKPK encoded by the coding sequence ATGGGTCAAAAAGTTCATCCTAACGGTATTCGCTTAGGTATCACGAAACCTTTCGCGTCTACGTGGTTTGCAAGTAACAAAGACTTCGCTGAAAATTTACGCGGTGACCATTTGGTTCGCGAATATTTGAAAGAGAAGCTTGTTCGTGCATCATTATCAAAAGTAGTTATTGAGCGTCCAGCTAAATCTATCCGCGTAACAATTCATACGGCTCGTCCGGGTGTTGTTATCGGTAAGAAAGGCGAAGATGTTGAGAAACTACGCTTAGCAGTTTCTAAAATTGCTGGTGTTCCTGCTCAAATCAACATTGCTGAAGTACGTAAGCCAGAAATGGATGCGCAGCTTGTTGCTGACAGTATTGCTAGTCAATTAGAACGTCGTGTGATGTTTCGTCGCGCTATGAAACGTGCTGTACAAAATGCTATGCGTCTAGGCGCAAAGGGTATTAAAGTACAAGTAAGTGGTCGTTTAGGCGGTGCAGATATTGCACGTGCTGAATGGTATCGTGAAGGTCGTGTACCACTACACACTTTACGTGCTGACATCGATTACGCTATTGCACGCGGTAACACAACTTATGGTGTTATTGGTATCAAAGTGTGGATCTTTAAAGGTGAAATCATTGGTAACATGCCTCTACAGGCAGAAGTACCAGCGGCTAAACCTAAAAGAAAAAACAACCGCAAGCCTAAGTAG
- the rplV gene encoding 50S ribosomal protein L22, whose product MEAIAIHKFARGSAQKARLVVDQIRGLHVEKALEILTFSNKSAAELVKKVLNSAIANAEHNEGADIDELIVKTITVDDGPTMKRIRPRAKGRADRIIKRTSHITVIVSDS is encoded by the coding sequence ATGGAAGCTATCGCTATACATAAATTTGCCCGCGGTTCTGCTCAGAAAGCACGTTTAGTTGTGGATCAAATCCGCGGCTTACATGTAGAGAAAGCACTTGAAATTTTAACTTTTAGCAACAAATCAGCTGCTGAATTAGTTAAAAAAGTACTTAACTCTGCAATTGCTAACGCTGAACATAACGAAGGTGCAGACATTGATGAACTTATCGTAAAAACTATTACAGTTGACGATGGTCCTACAATGAAACGTATTCGTCCTCGTGCAAAAGGCCGCGCGGATCGTATAATTAAGCGCACAAGTCACATTACTGTGATCGTGTCTGATTCTTAG
- the rpsS gene encoding 30S ribosomal protein S19: protein MPRSLKKGPFIDLHLLTKVEKALESGNKKPIKTWSRRSMIIPTMIGLTIAVHNGRQHVPVFVTDEMIGHKLGEFAPTRTYRGHIADKKAKK from the coding sequence ATGCCACGTTCTCTCAAGAAAGGTCCATTTATAGACCTACACTTGCTGACGAAGGTAGAGAAAGCTCTGGAAAGCGGGAATAAAAAGCCAATTAAGACTTGGTCCCGTCGTTCAATGATCATCCCAACGATGATCGGATTGACCATAGCTGTCCATAATGGCCGTCAACACGTACCTGTATTTGTAACTGATGAAATGATCGGTCACAAATTAGGAGAATTTGCACCAACTCGTACTTATCGCGGTCATATCGCTGATAAGAAAGCGAAGAAATAG
- the rplB gene encoding 50S ribosomal protein L2, translated as MAIVKCKPTSPGRRHVVKVVNTELHKGKPYAPLLDTKSKSGGRNNNGRITVRHIGGGHKQHYRMIDFKRNKDGIPAKVERLEYDPNRSANIALVLYADGERRYILAPKGLSAGDTVQSGVDAPIKAGNTMALRNTPLGSVVHAIELKPGKGAQIARAAGTYAQLVAKDGAYVTLRLRSGEMRKIESDCRATLGEIGNSEHMLRSLGKAGASRWRGVRPTVRGVAMNPVDHPHGGGEGKTSGGRHPVSPWGVPTKGYKTRSNKRTDKFIVRRRTK; from the coding sequence ATGGCTATAGTTAAATGTAAACCTACTTCTCCGGGTCGTCGCCACGTAGTTAAAGTGGTAAACACGGAGTTGCATAAAGGTAAGCCTTACGCACCATTACTAGACACTAAGTCTAAGTCTGGTGGTCGTAATAATAACGGTCGTATTACGGTTCGTCATATTGGTGGTGGTCACAAACAACATTACCGCATGATCGATTTTAAACGTAATAAAGATGGTATCCCTGCAAAAGTTGAACGTTTGGAATATGATCCAAACCGTTCTGCTAATATTGCACTAGTATTATATGCTGATGGTGAACGTCGTTACATCCTAGCCCCTAAAGGCTTAAGCGCTGGAGATACAGTCCAGTCAGGTGTTGATGCTCCAATCAAAGCTGGTAATACTATGGCTTTACGCAACACACCATTAGGTAGTGTTGTGCATGCAATCGAACTTAAACCAGGTAAAGGTGCTCAAATAGCACGTGCTGCTGGTACTTACGCTCAACTAGTTGCTAAAGACGGTGCATATGTCACTTTACGTCTTCGCTCTGGCGAAATGCGTAAAATTGAGTCTGACTGTCGTGCTACTTTAGGTGAAATCGGCAATTCTGAACACATGCTTCGCTCTTTGGGTAAAGCTGGTGCTTCAAGATGGCGCGGTGTTCGCCCAACTGTTCGTGGTGTTGCCATGAACCCAGTTGATCACCCACACGGTGGTGGTGAAGGTAAAACGTCTGGCGGTCGTCACCCGGTATCCCCTTGGGGCGTACCAACTAAGGGTTACAAGACTCGTTCAAACAAACGTACTGATAAATTTATCGTGCGTCGTCGTACTAAATAG
- the rplW gene encoding 50S ribosomal protein L23 gives MISEERLLKVLLAPNISEKSTMASEANNTVVFKVVTTATKAEIKAAVEKLFEVSVDGVRTLNVKGKVKRTGARFGRRSDWKKAYVTLAEGSDIDFVGAES, from the coding sequence ATGATAAGCGAAGAACGTTTGTTAAAAGTGCTTTTAGCACCGAACATTTCTGAGAAAAGCACTATGGCATCTGAAGCAAACAACACTGTTGTTTTCAAAGTTGTTACTACTGCTACTAAAGCTGAAATCAAAGCTGCTGTTGAGAAACTTTTTGAAGTTTCAGTAGACGGTGTTCGCACATTAAATGTTAAAGGTAAAGTGAAACGTACTGGTGCTCGTTTTGGTCGCAGAAGCGACTGGAAAAAAGCATACGTTACTCTTGCTGAAGGCAGCGACATCGACTTCGTCGGCGCGGAATCATAG